The following coding sequences lie in one Timaviella obliquedivisa GSE-PSE-MK23-08B genomic window:
- a CDS encoding DUF4079 domain-containing protein has protein sequence MGAKDIAGLVHPAIAIFFVFPIIGIVVNYAWQTRQRRLKAADGTKGKIPSNVGSEHLKLGQWLSNSVVGLVLIGVAHPIFSKMIPDQTWTKDATRFTFVVLLFPLTIASLVILNQARPKLWRGIFASLTSMGLILLGCQPEVFRRGYEWYVSHYYYGIAAAMLMIFSLAIFPDIYQDRTNRWRNIHIVLNCIALLLFVGQAFTGTRDLLEIPLSWQQTHLYKCDFTKLICPP, from the coding sequence ATGGGCGCGAAAGATATTGCAGGGTTAGTTCATCCGGCGATCGCCATCTTTTTTGTATTTCCTATTATTGGCATAGTGGTTAACTACGCTTGGCAAACCCGCCAACGTCGCCTTAAAGCAGCAGACGGCACCAAAGGAAAAATTCCGTCTAACGTCGGTTCTGAACATCTTAAGTTAGGGCAATGGCTTAGCAATTCAGTCGTGGGGCTAGTGTTAATTGGAGTAGCGCATCCTATTTTCTCCAAAATGATCCCCGATCAAACCTGGACAAAAGACGCAACTCGCTTTACCTTCGTGGTCTTGCTTTTCCCCCTGACGATCGCCTCTCTCGTCATTCTCAACCAGGCGCGTCCCAAACTTTGGAGAGGAATCTTTGCCTCATTAACAAGCATGGGGCTGATTTTGCTGGGTTGCCAACCCGAGGTCTTTCGACGGGGCTACGAGTGGTATGTCTCGCACTACTACTACGGCATTGCCGCAGCAATGCTGATGATTTTTTCCCTTGCCATTTTTCCTGACATCTACCAAGATCGGACAAATCGCTGGCGCAATATTCACATCGTACTTAACTGTATTGCGCTGTTGCTGTTTGTGGGGCAAGCCTTCACCGGAACTCGCGACTTGTTAGAAATTCCGCTCAGTTGGCAACAAACTCATCTCTATAAGTGCGATTTTACAAAATTGATTTGTCCGCCATAA
- a CDS encoding DM13 domain-containing protein has protein sequence MMTLKYLTLGAIVAVATLTIACTRNEAALQPTEAVTPSSVISNPTQPQIFAASPVAQSGQFVASEHPTEGTARIVTENGKRYLVFDQAFKSDEGPDLFVLLHRDQMPQTYDAQNYISLGRLQSVKGEQRYAIPDDVDLANFQSAVIWCRQFNATFGYAPFTSL, from the coding sequence ATGATGACATTAAAGTACCTGACGCTAGGAGCGATCGTCGCTGTTGCTACCCTTACCATAGCTTGCACTCGAAATGAAGCCGCCCTTCAGCCTACAGAGGCAGTCACCCCCTCGTCTGTGATCTCAAACCCAACTCAACCGCAGATATTTGCTGCATCTCCGGTAGCTCAATCCGGTCAATTCGTTGCCTCCGAGCATCCAACTGAGGGCACAGCGAGGATTGTGACAGAAAACGGCAAGCGTTATTTGGTGTTTGATCAAGCGTTTAAGTCGGATGAAGGTCCCGATTTATTTGTGTTGCTGCACCGAGATCAAATGCCCCAAACTTATGATGCGCAGAACTATATTAGTTTGGGCAGATTACAAAGCGTTAAAGGCGAACAGCGCTATGCCATTCCCGATGATGTAGACTTAGCCAACTTTCAATCAGCGGTAATCTGGTGTCGTCAATTTAACGCTACGTTCGGCTACGCACCCTTTACTTCATTGTAA